A region from the Brachyspira hampsonii genome encodes:
- the mutS gene encoding DNA mismatch repair protein MutS produces MQETFFGSDNKEENQKLTPMMRQYKEIKDKYNDSILLFRMGDFYEVFFDDAKVVSDILGLTLTKRANVPMAGVPYHAIDNYLSKLVKSGMKIAICDQMEDPKTAKGIVKREVTQVITPGTISENKYLESKSNNYLASIIVSKSEKNAALSICDISTGELYTTEINSNLENHNEALKEIIDELTEEIIRFSPKEIMTIESVSESIIIKEIKNKFSNIFYSTTPNYTAEYSYAYKTLTNHFKTVSLKSFGIEEKPLLISLLGSTIFYIQELSKTSLEHISNITLYNRRDSMTLDYATIASLEILETIRNDNNKMTLFDTIDRTKTSMGARYLKRIIVEPLLNINDINKRLDNVEFFYKNQKFMYKIRDLLQDIGDIERLASKLALSRINPKELVSLKRFLMSSIEVITELAMNNFEDVNFEEVNDIKIITDLIERAILEEPKIVINEGDIIKDDYNETLKKYNEARREGRSWIAELEHNYKLDTGINNLKIRYNNVIGYYIEVTKANASSVPSDFIKRQTLIGSERYTTSKLMEYETIINEANEKSYALEYDIFIDVRNKTNEYLNSILKMAKVISIIDVYSSLACLAKEDNYVKPIITDDGIIDIKEGRHPVVEVNLKTESFIPNDTYLDSKKEHMLIITGPNMSGKSTYLRQTALIVLLAQIGSFVPASSAKISIVDRIFTRVGASDNIARGESTFLVEMNETAYILNHCTDKSLVIMDEIGRGTSTYDGLSIAWAIVEYLVHEENKKAKTLFATHYHELTMLEDLEGVKNYKVLVEEYKDEIIFMKKVTEGAAESSYGIYAAKIAGAPNKVIKRASEILKKLETEASIQVENIELNTQKSKDILPFYDNTNSIIEEKTKESEIEKEIKDLNINNITPIDALNLINKWKNMI; encoded by the coding sequence CTCTTACCAAAAGAGCTAATGTTCCTATGGCTGGAGTTCCTTATCATGCAATAGACAATTATTTATCAAAATTAGTTAAATCTGGAATGAAGATTGCTATATGCGATCAAATGGAAGATCCCAAAACAGCAAAAGGTATTGTAAAAAGAGAAGTTACTCAGGTTATAACACCGGGCACTATTTCAGAAAATAAATATTTAGAATCAAAAAGCAATAATTATTTAGCTTCTATAATAGTGTCAAAAAGTGAGAAAAATGCTGCTTTATCTATATGCGATATTTCTACAGGAGAACTTTATACAACAGAAATAAACTCTAATTTAGAAAATCATAATGAAGCCTTAAAAGAAATTATTGATGAACTTACAGAAGAGATTATAAGATTTTCTCCAAAAGAAATTATGACTATAGAATCCGTTTCAGAAAGTATAATTATAAAAGAGATAAAAAATAAGTTTTCAAATATATTTTATAGCACAACTCCAAATTATACTGCAGAATATTCTTATGCATATAAAACTTTAACTAATCATTTCAAAACAGTATCATTAAAAAGTTTCGGCATAGAAGAAAAGCCTCTTTTAATATCGCTTTTAGGTTCAACTATATTTTATATTCAGGAGCTTTCAAAAACTTCACTTGAACATATATCTAATATTACACTATATAATAGAAGAGATTCAATGACTTTGGATTATGCTACAATAGCAAGTTTGGAAATATTAGAAACAATAAGAAATGATAATAATAAAATGACATTATTTGATACTATAGACAGAACAAAAACTTCTATGGGAGCAAGATATTTAAAAAGAATAATAGTAGAGCCATTATTAAATATTAATGATATAAATAAGCGACTTGATAATGTAGAGTTTTTTTATAAAAATCAAAAGTTTATGTATAAAATAAGAGATTTGCTTCAGGATATTGGAGATATAGAAAGACTTGCATCAAAACTAGCACTTTCAAGGATTAACCCTAAAGAGCTTGTATCATTAAAAAGATTTTTAATGTCATCTATAGAAGTAATTACAGAACTTGCTATGAATAATTTTGAGGATGTTAACTTTGAAGAGGTTAACGATATAAAAATAATTACTGATTTAATAGAGCGTGCCATACTGGAAGAACCTAAAATAGTTATAAATGAAGGCGATATTATAAAAGATGATTATAATGAAACATTAAAAAAATATAATGAAGCTAGAAGAGAAGGACGCTCTTGGATAGCAGAACTTGAACATAATTATAAATTAGATACAGGAATAAACAATTTAAAAATACGCTATAATAATGTTATAGGCTATTATATAGAAGTAACCAAAGCAAATGCATCATCAGTGCCAAGCGATTTTATAAAAAGACAAACATTAATAGGAAGCGAAAGATACACCACAAGCAAATTAATGGAGTATGAAACTATTATTAATGAAGCCAACGAAAAAAGTTATGCATTAGAATATGATATATTTATTGATGTAAGAAATAAAACTAATGAATATTTAAACTCAATATTAAAAATGGCTAAAGTAATTTCTATAATAGATGTTTATTCTTCTCTTGCATGCCTTGCTAAAGAGGATAATTATGTTAAGCCAATAATAACAGATGACGGAATAATAGATATAAAAGAAGGAAGACACCCTGTTGTAGAAGTTAATCTAAAAACAGAAAGTTTCATTCCAAACGACACATATTTAGACAGCAAAAAGGAACATATGCTTATAATTACAGGACCTAATATGAGCGGTAAAAGTACATATTTAAGACAAACGGCTTTAATAGTACTGCTTGCTCAGATTGGATCATTTGTGCCTGCATCAAGTGCTAAAATATCTATAGTTGACCGCATATTTACTCGTGTTGGTGCAAGCGACAATATAGCTAGAGGAGAAAGTACATTCTTAGTAGAGATGAATGAAACAGCATACATACTTAATCATTGTACTGATAAAAGCCTTGTTATAATGGATGAAATAGGAAGAGGAACTTCTACTTATGACGGACTTTCTATTGCTTGGGCTATAGTGGAATATTTAGTTCATGAAGAAAATAAAAAAGCTAAAACATTATTTGCTACGCATTACCATGAACTTACTATGCTTGAAGATTTGGAAGGTGTTAAAAACTATAAAGTATTAGTTGAAGAATACAAAGATGAAATAATATTTATGAAAAAAGTTACAGAAGGAGCAGCAGAGTCAAGCTACGGAATATATGCAGCAAAAATAGCAGGAGCTCCTAATAAAGTTATAAAAAGAGCTAGTGAAATACTAAAAAAACTTGAAACAGAAGCAAGTATACAGGTTGAAAATATAGAATTAAATACTCAAAAGTCAAAAGATATACTTCCATTTTATGACAATACCAATAGTATAATAGAAGAAAAAACAAAAGAAAGCGAAATAGAAAAAGAAATAAAAGATTTAAATATTAATAATATTACCCCTATTGATGCTTTGAATTTAATTAATAAATGGAAAAACATGATATAA
- the dcd gene encoding dCTP deaminase, producing the protein MILSGLEIEKNLGRDIIIEPFNRKQLNSNSYNVKLHNKLLVYKDKILDMKKANDVEEIIIPKNGYELKPNELYLGRTLEYTSTKNFVPMIEGRSSIGRLGIFIHITAGFGDVGFSGYWTLEIFCIKPIIIYPEVEIAQLYYHTIDGEYEEYTSSKYQNNTDVQPSMLYKDFK; encoded by the coding sequence ATGATTTTGTCTGGGCTTGAAATAGAAAAGAATCTTGGCAGAGATATAATAATAGAACCATTTAATAGAAAACAATTAAATTCTAATAGTTATAATGTGAAACTTCATAATAAACTCTTAGTATACAAAGATAAAATTCTTGATATGAAAAAAGCTAATGATGTAGAGGAAATAATAATACCAAAAAACGGTTATGAATTAAAACCTAATGAATTATATTTAGGAAGAACTTTAGAGTATACAAGCACCAAAAATTTTGTTCCTATGATAGAGGGAAGATCATCTATAGGAAGGCTTGGAATATTTATTCATATCACAGCAGGATTCGGAGATGTCGGCTTTTCTGGTTATTGGACTTTAGAGATATTCTGTATAAAGCCTATAATAATATATCCTGAAGTTGAAATAGCTCAGCTTTATTATCACACCATAGACGGAGAATATGAAGAGTATACGAGCAGTAAATATCAGAATAATACTGATGTTCAGCCTAGTATGCTTTATAAAGATTTCAAATAA
- a CDS encoding glucose-6-phosphate isomerase — translation MLSINYKNVLGFLQEHELEYLSEHAKYANELLENKKGAGNDFLGWVNLPTEALKMVKEIDELSKEIRENAEVLVSVGIGGSYLGGKAVIESFLNPFSQAKKGNTQIVYAGHNMNGEYFKHLLDYLEGKDFYINVISKSGTTTEPAIAFRMLKEYAEKRYGKEGAAKRIIATTDKAKGALKTLSNENKYRTFVIPDDVGGRYSVLTPVGLIPIAAAGINIEEFVKGFDAMAKLTKEMDYKKNPSMLYAMLRNALYAKGYSTEIMVNYIPRMHYVSEWWKQLYGESEGKDKKGIFPASVDFSTDLHSLGQFIQDGKRGLFETVIRVDKEDIDLKIKKEDSDLDGLNYLDGKSLHEINKSALEATVLAHVDGGVPNIIVDLDKITPFTIGELLYFFEKACGISGYMLGVNPFDQPGVEAYKKNMFAMLGKKGYEEMGKTLRARLEK, via the coding sequence ATGCTATCTATAAATTATAAAAATGTATTAGGATTTTTACAAGAGCATGAATTAGAATATCTTTCTGAACATGCTAAATATGCAAATGAACTTCTTGAAAACAAAAAAGGTGCCGGCAATGACTTTTTAGGCTGGGTTAATTTACCAACAGAAGCTTTGAAAATGGTTAAAGAAATTGATGAATTATCCAAAGAAATAAGAGAAAATGCTGAAGTATTAGTATCAGTAGGTATAGGCGGATCTTATTTAGGCGGAAAAGCAGTAATTGAATCATTTTTAAATCCTTTCTCTCAGGCTAAAAAAGGAAATACTCAGATTGTATATGCCGGTCATAACATGAACGGAGAATATTTCAAACATTTACTTGATTACTTAGAAGGAAAAGATTTTTATATTAATGTAATATCCAAAAGCGGTACTACAACAGAACCTGCTATAGCTTTCAGAATGCTTAAAGAATATGCTGAAAAAAGATACGGTAAAGAAGGAGCCGCTAAAAGAATAATAGCTACTACAGATAAAGCAAAAGGGGCTTTAAAAACATTATCCAATGAAAATAAATACAGAACTTTTGTTATACCTGATGATGTAGGCGGAAGATATTCTGTACTTACTCCAGTAGGACTAATCCCTATAGCTGCTGCTGGAATAAATATAGAAGAGTTTGTGAAAGGCTTTGATGCTATGGCTAAATTAACTAAAGAAATGGATTATAAGAAAAACCCTTCTATGTTATATGCTATGCTTAGAAATGCACTTTATGCTAAAGGATACAGTACAGAAATAATGGTTAATTATATACCTAGAATGCATTATGTATCAGAATGGTGGAAACAATTATATGGAGAAAGCGAAGGTAAAGATAAAAAAGGTATATTCCCTGCTTCTGTTGATTTCTCTACTGATTTACATTCTTTAGGTCAGTTTATACAGGACGGTAAAAGAGGATTATTTGAAACTGTTATAAGAGTTGATAAAGAAGACATCGATTTAAAAATCAAAAAAGAGGATTCTGATTTGGACGGGCTTAATTATTTAGATGGAAAATCTTTACATGAAATAAATAAATCAGCATTAGAAGCTACAGTGTTGGCCCATGTTGATGGAGGAGTACCAAATATTATAGTAGATTTAGATAAAATTACTCCTTTCACTATTGGAGAGCTTTTATACTTCTTTGAAAAAGCATGCGGTATATCAGGTTATATGCTTGGTGTTAATCCATTCGATCAGCCTGGAGTTGAAGCATACAAGAAAAATATGTTTGCTATGCTTGGTAAAAAAGGTTATGAAGAGATGGGTAAAACTTTAAGAGCAAGATTAGAAAAATAA
- a CDS encoding cupin domain-containing protein, translating into MTEQYYYKSTTEREFDCVKDDERLIETLSDKGYTVYAIAQKSNQLIPYHEHPSEEMVIVLSGKVRYIVEEEIVDLEEGDIIRVRPHSVHSMIGISENGISNLLLVFI; encoded by the coding sequence ATGACTGAACAATACTATTACAAATCAACAACTGAAAGAGAATTTGACTGTGTGAAAGATGATGAAAGATTGATAGAGACTTTATCTGATAAGGGGTATACTGTTTATGCCATTGCACAAAAATCTAATCAATTAATACCATATCATGAACATCCTTCCGAAGAGATGGTAATAGTATTAAGCGGTAAAGTAAGATATATAGTAGAAGAAGAAATCGTGGATTTAGAAGAAGGCGATATTATAAGAGTAAGACCGCATTCTGTACATTCTATGATAGGAATTTCTGAAAATGGTATATCGAATTTGCTTTTGGTATTCATATAA
- a CDS encoding vWA domain-containing protein, with protein MKNIRYKYLFVILSVVFISTLENLYSQIAVNTYSLEISTNDIEIVKFINGYQLYLKKKPNVYGYRIQLKRQDGFNSYLYIDNSGNSNSIVRIKESDYHYKLGEVFKIFIPQNIYLDNRNNNSLFTLRDNISLILEAYDINNNTLINNEIILKANNADISTPTITLRNVEKEGDLYAFYLYYSGGDNGEYAFYVREGRTNTAYKLIDTSYGNTANYDKSGIILEDTFNRSLGKKLYIKAYFKQLPEDRYLSFNVFNTQGQSFTFPIDYVIETTNVQEEVIPPPMPSGGNEGPVKIRPSDKIIETSTNTIIVKKDVPIKKESNQIKILSSANIVEKPVVNESPVINEEPAIDKKPAADEKYNYNLEAMNNLNNASKSFNTPNNYVKDAEELSDKFKSIIERYKDKGSMDLVVVLDTTESMHPYLKAIKRDIRGMVTELFDNHKYSRVGFLLYRDVKDTYLTKKIDFSDNLNFINREVNYFYAAGGGDKAEPMYEALQEALETFEYINQKRLIVVITDAPAKVIGRSDLDLNLSTAKEKNVTVEFILVSEIEEEEDLSDDYLYFFNF; from the coding sequence ATGAAAAACATAAGATATAAATATTTATTTGTTATTTTATCGGTAGTATTCATTTCTACTTTAGAAAATTTATATAGTCAGATAGCTGTAAATACTTATTCTTTAGAAATCAGTACTAACGATATAGAAATAGTTAAATTTATAAATGGCTATCAGCTTTATTTAAAGAAAAAGCCGAATGTATATGGATATAGAATACAATTAAAAAGACAAGACGGATTTAATTCCTATCTTTATATTGATAACAGCGGCAATTCTAATTCTATAGTTAGAATAAAAGAAAGCGATTATCATTATAAACTTGGAGAAGTATTTAAAATATTTATTCCTCAAAATATCTATTTAGATAATAGAAATAATAATTCTTTATTTACTTTAAGAGATAATATTAGTCTTATTTTAGAGGCTTATGATATCAATAATAATACCTTAATAAATAATGAAATAATATTAAAGGCAAATAATGCTGATATTTCAACTCCTACTATAACACTTAGAAATGTAGAAAAAGAAGGCGATCTCTATGCATTTTATTTATACTACTCCGGAGGCGATAACGGAGAATATGCATTTTATGTAAGAGAAGGAAGAACAAATACAGCATACAAATTGATAGATACTTCTTACGGAAATACTGCTAATTATGATAAAAGCGGCATTATATTAGAGGATACATTTAACAGATCTTTAGGTAAAAAACTTTATATAAAAGCATATTTTAAACAGCTTCCTGAAGACAGATATTTATCTTTCAATGTATTTAATACTCAAGGTCAAAGTTTTACTTTTCCTATAGATTATGTTATAGAAACTACAAATGTACAAGAAGAAGTAATACCTCCTCCAATGCCTAGCGGAGGAAATGAGGGACCTGTAAAAATAAGACCTTCAGATAAAATTATAGAAACTTCTACTAATACTATAATAGTAAAAAAAGATGTTCCTATTAAGAAAGAAAGCAATCAAATAAAAATTTTATCTTCTGCTAATATAGTTGAAAAGCCTGTAGTTAATGAAAGTCCTGTAATTAATGAAGAGCCTGCAATTGATAAAAAGCCTGCAGCAGATGAAAAATATAATTATAACTTGGAAGCTATGAATAACTTAAATAATGCAAGCAAATCATTCAATACTCCTAATAATTATGTAAAAGATGCAGAGGAATTAAGTGATAAATTTAAAAGCATTATTGAAAGATATAAGGATAAAGGAAGTATGGACTTAGTTGTAGTACTAGATACAACAGAGAGTATGCATCCTTATTTGAAAGCTATAAAAAGAGATATAAGAGGTATGGTTACAGAATTATTTGATAATCATAAATATTCAAGAGTGGGTTTTTTGCTTTACAGAGATGTGAAAGATACTTATCTTACAAAAAAAATAGATTTTAGTGATAATCTTAATTTTATAAATAGAGAAGTTAATTATTTCTATGCAGCAGGAGGCGGAGATAAGGCTGAACCTATGTATGAAGCTTTGCAGGAGGCATTAGAAACATTTGAGTATATAAATCAAAAAAGATTAATAGTAGTTATTACAGATGCACCTGCTAAAGTAATAGGAAGATCTGATTTAGATTTGAATTTATCTACAGCCAAAGAAAAAAATGTTACTGTAGAATTTATACTGGTTTCTGAAATAGAAGAAGAGGAAGATCTTTCTGATGATTATTTATACTTTTTTAATTTTTAA
- a CDS encoding phosphatase PAP2 family protein gives MNIINIFDKSIIEFAHSLHNNYNILDLFFSSITYLGESIPLMIFTIILIFVKRTRVCGINMAVSLFISVLIGAIILKPLIARERPFTEPIYQEYWIAVGKHIETSFSCPSSHTTASFAVLFPIFLYFNKKYSFIAVLIAVLIGFSRVYLVVHYPSDVVFGAFIGITVSCLTYFIFNKLNIEYRLNQIAIINKFDNTQI, from the coding sequence ATGAATATAATAAATATTTTTGATAAAAGCATCATAGAGTTCGCTCATAGTTTACATAATAATTATAATATACTAGATTTGTTTTTTTCATCAATAACATATTTAGGAGAATCAATCCCTTTGATGATATTTACAATCATATTAATATTTGTAAAAAGAACTAGAGTTTGCGGTATTAATATGGCTGTAAGTTTATTTATATCTGTACTTATAGGAGCTATTATATTAAAGCCATTAATAGCAAGGGAAAGACCTTTTACAGAGCCAATTTATCAAGAATATTGGATTGCAGTTGGAAAGCATATTGAAACCTCTTTTTCTTGTCCTTCTTCTCATACTACTGCATCATTTGCTGTGCTTTTTCCTATTTTTCTTTATTTTAATAAAAAATATAGTTTTATAGCAGTATTAATTGCTGTATTAATAGGTTTTTCAAGGGTTTATTTAGTAGTTCATTATCCTAGTGATGTAGTATTTGGGGCATTCATTGGAATAACTGTATCTTGTTTAACATATTTTATTTTTAATAAATTAAATATCGAATACAGATTAAATCAAATTGCAATTATAAATAAATTTGATAATACACAAATATAA